Proteins from a single region of Companilactobacillus farciminis KCTC 3681 = DSM 20184:
- a CDS encoding proline--tRNA ligase, translated as MKQSKLYIPTLKQTPSDAEAISHQLMLRAGYIRQVSAGVYAYLPLAWSVIQKIEGLIRKQMKDIDAAEMRMPAILPADLWKESGRYATYGDNLFKFKDRHDRDFILGPTHEETFTSIVKEGLNSYKKLPIAMYQIQMKYRDEDRPRNGLLRGREFIMQDAYSFTSNKEQLDVIFNQMEQAYRNIFDACGLNYRVIIGDAGAMGGTDSKEFSAIADIGEDTIAYSDDSDYSANLEMAASKMDENPVEDKKEMEEVNTPNVHTIDALAQLLKVDASRIMKAVAYIADEKPVMVMIRGDYDVNDVKLKNYLGADFLREATNEEVTDVFGSVPGFIGPKGIKEDVKVLYDSSLVGLTNFVVGPNKADRHFVNANFEDITDEMPEFRDFRVIKEGETSPDGHGKIQFTRGIEIGHIFKLGTKFSKALGANFLDENGKSNPIIMGSYGIGVSRLLTAIVEQHSDENGIVWPVSLAPYQVHVVPIKYNNDVQGKLSDEIVELLENEGYDVLLDDRKERPGVKFADSDLIGTPIRITVGKKAADEIVELKLRSTGETIEVSKDELVNSVKILLKNQK; from the coding sequence TTGAAACAGTCAAAATTATATATTCCAACATTAAAGCAAACTCCTTCAGATGCTGAAGCAATCAGTCATCAGTTGATGTTGCGTGCCGGTTACATCAGACAAGTCTCTGCCGGTGTTTATGCTTACTTGCCATTAGCTTGGTCAGTAATCCAAAAGATCGAAGGACTTATCAGAAAACAAATGAAGGACATCGATGCTGCTGAAATGCGTATGCCAGCTATTTTGCCAGCCGATCTTTGGAAGGAAAGTGGTCGTTATGCAACTTATGGCGACAATCTTTTCAAGTTCAAAGACCGTCATGATCGTGACTTCATTCTTGGACCTACACACGAAGAAACTTTCACAAGTATCGTCAAAGAAGGTTTGAACAGTTACAAGAAGTTGCCAATCGCTATGTATCAAATTCAAATGAAGTATCGTGATGAAGACCGTCCTCGTAATGGATTGTTGCGTGGTCGTGAATTTATCATGCAAGATGCTTATTCATTTACTTCTAACAAAGAGCAACTCGATGTTATCTTCAATCAAATGGAACAAGCTTATCGCAATATTTTTGACGCTTGTGGTTTGAACTATCGTGTCATTATCGGTGATGCTGGTGCCATGGGTGGTACTGATTCTAAGGAATTCTCTGCTATTGCTGATATCGGTGAAGATACCATTGCCTATTCAGACGATTCAGATTACTCAGCTAACCTAGAAATGGCTGCAAGTAAAATGGATGAGAACCCAGTTGAAGATAAGAAAGAAATGGAAGAAGTCAACACACCAAATGTACATACAATTGATGCCTTGGCTCAACTTCTTAAAGTCGACGCTTCAAGAATCATGAAGGCTGTAGCTTATATTGCTGATGAAAAACCAGTAATGGTTATGATTCGTGGTGACTACGATGTCAACGATGTTAAATTGAAGAACTATTTGGGAGCAGACTTTTTACGTGAAGCAACTAATGAAGAAGTAACTGACGTATTTGGCAGTGTTCCTGGATTTATCGGACCTAAGGGTATCAAAGAAGATGTTAAAGTCTTATACGATAGCTCATTAGTTGGTTTGACAAACTTTGTCGTTGGACCTAATAAGGCTGACCGTCACTTTGTCAATGCTAACTTTGAAGATATCACAGATGAAATGCCAGAATTTAGAGATTTCCGTGTGATCAAAGAAGGCGAAACTTCACCAGATGGTCACGGTAAGATTCAATTTACTCGTGGTATTGAAATCGGTCATATCTTCAAACTAGGAACTAAATTCTCTAAAGCATTGGGCGCTAACTTCTTAGATGAAAATGGTAAATCAAATCCTATCATCATGGGTAGTTACGGTATCGGTGTTTCAAGATTATTGACAGCTATCGTTGAACAACACAGCGACGAAAATGGTATCGTTTGGCCAGTAAGTTTGGCTCCATACCAAGTTCACGTTGTTCCTATCAAGTACAACAATGACGTTCAAGGCAAACTAAGTGACGAAATTGTTGAATTGTTGGAAAATGAAGGCTATGATGTCTTGCTTGACGATCGTAAAGAACGTCCTGGTGTTAAGTTTGCTGACTCTGATTTGATCGGTACACCAATCAGAATCACTGTTGGTAAAAAAGCAGCTGACGAAATTGTTGAACTAAAGCTTAGAAGCACTGGTGAAACAATCGAAGTAAGTAAAGATGAATTAGTAAATTCAGTAAAAATATTGCTTAAGAATCAGAAATAG
- a CDS encoding PolC-type DNA polymerase III, giving the protein MADTKQLFEILVKQIKLDQLLESNDSFADGKLNKLEVHKNSKRWTFYFEFKDVLPFKEFLTFVKALKASFEGIAQVNFEIKTTQAQLRQKDITDYWNYVLNDCSVESPMVLDKISQTPPHMENGQVFLDVSNSFMADIVDGKLVNGLQSEYSSLGFPDFRIRANIDESKNQEKEAAMKAMNVEKNKQFQAKAKEVSEKKAAKPVNVSKVGRKIPDDQEITQMVDIVEEERNKVVEGYVFDIDVRKLKSGRSLLILKVTDYTSSFSIKKFSNGEDDENFFNSLDKGAWIRVRGSVQEDNFSRELVIMANDINVIKHQPRIDTAEDDNKRIELHAHTNMSQMDAIPSATDLIKRASDWGQKGIAITDHHALQAFPEAFSAGKKFGVKIAYGVEIDLVDEGNPIAYNLRDQKLAGSEYVIFDTETTGLSAVYDSIIEIGATKMKDGEVIDRFDKFINPGHPLSEVTTNLTSITTEMVENEPDESVIVGEFMDFIGDDILVGHNVTFDMGFMNAALTRMGRERLSMPVIDTLEMSRTLHSEYRNHKLDSLAKRYNIVLEHHHRADSDAETTGYLMYKLFEELEDKFGTDNVDQLNDHIGGEEAYKQARPSHAILLAKTQAGLKNMFKIVSYSMTQYYYRTARVPRRLLNKYREGIIVGSACENGEVFTSMMQKGYDDTRELAQYYDYLEVMPKTLYQHLIDIKIIKDETALEEILKNIVKLGKELNKPVVATGDVHYLDPHDKVYRDIVIKAVKSNALARRPELPDVQFRTTNEMFDEFSYMDSQTQQEIIVDNPKKIMDSIDEMSPVKDKLYTPKMEGAEDEIRNLTLNKAHELYGDPLPEIVQERMDKELKSIIGNGFSVIYLISQRLVYKSNKDGYLVGSRGSVGSSFVATMTGITEVNPLPPHYRCPKCKYSEFFTKGEVGSGYDLPDKKCPKCGADLKKDGQDIPFETFLGFKGDKVPDIDLNFSGDYQPVAHNYTKVLFGEDHVFRAGTIGTIADRTAFGYVKNYEELTDQNLRNAEEERLAMGSTGVKRTTGQHPAGIIVVPDYMDIFDFTPIQYPADDQNAAWKTTHFDFHSIHDNILKLDILGHDDPTMIRMLQDLSGIDPKTLPVKDPGVMELFSGTKSLGVTPEQIFSKTGTLGVPEFGTRFVRGMLEKTHPTTFAELLQISGLSHGTDVWLGNAEELIDKGIVTLKEVIGCRDNIMMDLIHYGMDSQMAFQIMEHVRKGRGIPDDWKQAMKDADVPDWYIDSCLKIKYMFPRAHATAYIIMALRIAYFKVHYPLYYYSAYFTVRADDFDLVAMTTGKDAVKASMKAINDKGMDASTKEKNLLTVLELANECLERGFKIKMVDIEKSDAFEFKIIDDKTLLAPFNAIPGLGDNVAKQIIAAREEQPFLSKQDLGTRGKVSKTVIEYMTENHVLDGMPDENQLSLF; this is encoded by the coding sequence ATGGCAGATACAAAACAACTTTTTGAAATACTAGTTAAGCAAATTAAATTGGACCAATTGTTAGAATCTAACGATTCGTTTGCCGATGGTAAATTGAACAAATTGGAAGTTCATAAGAATAGTAAACGTTGGACCTTTTACTTTGAGTTCAAGGATGTTTTGCCATTTAAAGAATTTCTAACTTTTGTCAAAGCGTTGAAGGCTAGTTTTGAGGGTATTGCACAGGTAAATTTTGAAATCAAGACTACCCAAGCACAATTAAGACAAAAAGATATTACCGATTATTGGAATTACGTGTTGAATGACTGTTCTGTTGAATCGCCAATGGTTTTGGATAAAATCAGTCAAACGCCGCCACATATGGAAAATGGTCAAGTCTTTTTAGATGTTTCGAATAGTTTCATGGCGGATATTGTTGATGGCAAGTTGGTCAATGGTTTGCAATCTGAATACAGCAGTTTAGGTTTCCCAGATTTTCGAATCAGAGCCAATATCGATGAATCGAAGAATCAAGAAAAAGAAGCTGCGATGAAGGCCATGAACGTGGAAAAGAACAAGCAATTCCAAGCTAAGGCTAAAGAAGTCAGTGAGAAAAAGGCAGCTAAACCCGTCAATGTTTCTAAAGTTGGACGCAAAATTCCTGACGATCAAGAAATTACGCAAATGGTCGATATCGTCGAAGAAGAGAGAAATAAAGTTGTTGAAGGCTATGTTTTTGATATCGATGTTAGAAAGTTAAAATCAGGTCGTTCACTATTGATTTTAAAGGTGACTGATTATACGTCGTCATTTAGTATCAAGAAGTTCTCAAATGGTGAAGACGATGAAAATTTCTTCAATTCATTAGATAAAGGCGCTTGGATCAGAGTTCGTGGTAGCGTTCAAGAGGATAATTTCTCGCGTGAATTAGTTATCATGGCAAATGATATTAATGTTATCAAACACCAACCAAGAATCGATACTGCAGAAGATGACAATAAGCGTATCGAATTGCATGCCCACACTAATATGAGTCAAATGGATGCCATTCCTAGTGCAACTGATTTGATCAAACGTGCTAGCGACTGGGGTCAAAAGGGAATCGCCATAACTGATCACCATGCTCTACAAGCCTTTCCTGAAGCTTTTAGTGCTGGTAAAAAATTCGGCGTCAAAATTGCTTATGGTGTCGAAATTGATTTAGTCGATGAAGGTAATCCAATTGCTTACAATCTTCGTGATCAAAAATTAGCTGGTTCAGAATATGTGATTTTCGATACTGAAACGACTGGTTTGTCAGCTGTTTACGATTCGATCATTGAAATTGGTGCTACTAAGATGAAAGATGGCGAAGTAATCGATCGTTTTGATAAATTTATCAATCCTGGTCACCCACTGTCAGAAGTAACGACTAATTTGACTAGTATCACAACGGAAATGGTTGAAAATGAACCCGATGAATCAGTGATTGTCGGTGAATTCATGGACTTTATTGGCGATGATATTTTAGTTGGTCACAATGTAACTTTCGATATGGGCTTTATGAATGCCGCTTTGACGAGAATGGGACGAGAACGCTTGTCAATGCCAGTGATCGATACTTTGGAAATGTCACGAACATTGCATTCAGAATATCGTAATCACAAGTTGGATTCGTTGGCTAAACGTTACAATATCGTTTTGGAACACCACCATAGAGCGGATTCCGATGCGGAAACAACTGGTTATTTGATGTACAAGCTGTTTGAAGAATTGGAAGATAAATTTGGAACTGACAATGTCGATCAACTAAATGATCATATTGGTGGTGAAGAAGCATATAAGCAAGCTCGTCCAAGTCATGCAATTTTGTTAGCTAAGACTCAAGCTGGTTTGAAGAATATGTTCAAAATCGTTTCGTATTCAATGACACAGTACTATTATCGAACAGCTCGTGTCCCTAGGAGATTGTTGAACAAGTATCGTGAAGGTATAATCGTAGGTTCCGCCTGTGAAAATGGTGAAGTCTTTACTAGTATGATGCAAAAAGGATATGACGATACTAGAGAATTGGCTCAGTATTACGATTATTTAGAAGTCATGCCGAAGACTTTGTATCAACATTTGATTGATATCAAAATTATCAAAGACGAAACAGCTCTGGAAGAGATTTTGAAAAATATTGTCAAATTAGGTAAAGAACTCAATAAGCCAGTTGTCGCAACAGGTGACGTTCACTACCTAGATCCACATGACAAAGTTTATCGAGATATCGTTATTAAAGCCGTCAAGAGTAATGCTTTAGCACGTCGACCAGAGTTGCCAGATGTACAGTTTAGAACGACTAATGAGATGTTTGATGAATTCAGTTACATGGACTCACAAACTCAACAAGAAATCATCGTTGATAATCCTAAGAAAATTATGGATTCAATCGATGAAATGTCTCCGGTCAAAGATAAGCTTTATACTCCTAAAATGGAGGGTGCCGAAGATGAAATTCGTAATTTGACTTTGAACAAAGCACATGAACTATATGGTGACCCATTGCCAGAAATCGTTCAGGAGCGAATGGACAAAGAGTTAAAGAGTATCATTGGTAATGGATTCTCAGTTATTTACTTGATTTCACAACGTTTGGTTTACAAATCAAATAAAGATGGATATTTGGTAGGTTCTCGTGGTTCCGTTGGATCAAGTTTCGTTGCCACGATGACTGGTATTACTGAAGTTAATCCTTTGCCACCGCATTATCGCTGTCCTAAGTGTAAGTATTCCGAATTCTTTACTAAAGGTGAAGTTGGTTCTGGATATGATTTGCCTGATAAGAAATGTCCAAAATGTGGAGCTGATCTCAAAAAAGATGGTCAAGATATTCCGTTTGAAACTTTCTTAGGATTTAAAGGTGATAAGGTTCCGGATATTGATTTGAACTTCTCTGGTGATTATCAGCCAGTAGCTCACAATTATACGAAAGTATTGTTTGGGGAAGATCACGTATTTAGAGCCGGAACGATTGGTACAATTGCTGATCGAACTGCTTTTGGTTACGTGAAAAATTACGAAGAATTGACTGATCAAAATCTTCGTAATGCCGAAGAAGAGCGATTAGCCATGGGTTCAACTGGTGTCAAAAGAACCACTGGTCAACATCCGGCCGGAATCATCGTTGTGCCTGACTACATGGATATCTTTGATTTCACGCCAATTCAATATCCGGCTGATGATCAAAATGCTGCTTGGAAGACGACTCACTTTGATTTCCACTCAATTCACGATAATATTTTGAAACTAGATATTCTAGGACATGATGATCCAACGATGATTCGTATGCTTCAAGATTTATCTGGTATCGATCCTAAGACTTTGCCGGTTAAAGACCCAGGGGTCATGGAATTGTTCAGTGGAACTAAGTCTTTAGGTGTTACGCCTGAACAAATCTTTTCAAAAACTGGAACACTAGGGGTGCCAGAATTCGGTACTCGTTTTGTTCGAGGAATGCTTGAAAAGACTCATCCAACAACCTTTGCCGAATTGCTACAAATTTCTGGATTGTCTCACGGGACTGATGTTTGGTTAGGTAACGCTGAAGAATTGATCGATAAAGGTATCGTTACTTTGAAGGAAGTTATTGGTTGTCGTGATAATATCATGATGGATTTGATTCACTATGGTATGGATTCACAGATGGCTTTCCAAATCATGGAGCACGTTCGTAAGGGACGCGGAATTCCTGATGATTGGAAACAAGCTATGAAAGATGCTGATGTTCCTGATTGGTATATTGATTCTTGTTTGAAGATCAAATACATGTTCCCTCGAGCTCACGCCACAGCTTACATTATTATGGCGTTAAGAATTGCCTACTTTAAGGTACATTATCCACTTTACTATTACAGTGCTTACTTCACAGTTCGTGCTGACGACTTTGACTTGGTAGCGATGACGACTGGTAAAGATGCTGTCAAAGCTTCAATGAAAGCTATCAACGATAAGGGAATGGATGCTTCAACTAAAGAAAAGAATTTGTTGACAGTTTTGGAATTGGCTAACGAATGCTTGGAACGTGGTTTCAAGATCAAGATGGTCGATATCGAAAAATCAGATGCTTTTGAATTTAAGATCATCGATGATAAAACACTTCTAGCACCATTCAATGCTATTCCTGGACTTGGTGACAACGTTGCTAAGCAAATCATTGCCGCACGTGAAGAACAACCTTTCTTATCTAAGCAAGATTTAGGTACTCGTGGTAAGGTTTCAAAGACTGTTATCGAATATATGACAGAAAATCATGTTTTAGATGGCATGCCAGACGAAAATCAGTTATCATTATTTTAG
- the rimP gene encoding ribosome maturation factor RimP produces MDTKVEELKAILQPILEQHDFFLVDLEFVHEHGDWYLRVYADKKGGISIDDCAVISEEYGEKLDELDPIEPAYYLEVSSPGAERPLKNDESLTNYVDDYVHVSLYQKVNGEKAFEGTLTEVTDTEITLIVKVKNLKKQVEISRKNIAKIRLAIEF; encoded by the coding sequence TTGGATACAAAAGTTGAAGAATTAAAAGCCATTTTACAACCCATTTTGGAGCAACACGATTTCTTTTTAGTTGATTTAGAATTCGTGCACGAACATGGGGATTGGTACTTGAGAGTTTATGCAGATAAAAAAGGTGGAATCAGTATCGATGATTGTGCCGTTATTAGTGAGGAATATGGAGAAAAGCTAGATGAGTTGGACCCAATCGAACCAGCTTACTATCTAGAAGTTTCATCTCCGGGTGCAGAACGTCCATTAAAGAACGATGAAAGTCTAACTAACTACGTTGACGACTACGTTCATGTTTCTTTATACCAAAAAGTAAATGGTGAAAAAGCTTTTGAAGGAACACTTACAGAAGTAACAGACACAGAGATAACTTTGATCGTTAAAGTTAAGAATTTAAAGAAGCAAGTAGAAATTAGCCGCAAAAATATCGCTAAGATTCGTCTTGCAATCGAATTCTAA
- the nusA gene encoding transcription termination factor NusA: MSKEMVEALDALEREKGIKKEYVIESLEAALVAAYKRNYNQAQNVDVEFDAKKGNIHVYAVKEVVEDVVDDRLEVSLEDAQQKSKGYEIGDHIKEEVTPKDFGRIAAQTAKQVIMQRVREAERDIIYNEYSQYEHEIIQGTVERSDSRYVYITYGRIETVMPKADQMPGETYNSRDRIRVYVTKVENATKGPQVFVSRTDPGLVKRLFEQEVPEIYDGTVEIVSIAREAGDRTKIAVKSDNPDVDPVGTCVGPKGSRVQAVVDELNGENIDVVPYVDDPVDFIANALNPAEVIAVQFDENDKKQCIVIVPDYHLSLAIGKKGQNARLAAKLTGYKIDIKPESQVEFVDDNDEDVDLDDIESGKIDIEKTRENAANADDAKNPAAQDDEDNDSDSDDVDSDSDSEN; the protein is encoded by the coding sequence ATGAGTAAAGAAATGGTTGAAGCCCTCGATGCGCTTGAACGCGAAAAGGGTATCAAAAAAGAATACGTTATTGAATCATTAGAAGCTGCCTTAGTTGCTGCTTATAAGAGAAATTACAACCAAGCCCAAAACGTTGATGTTGAATTTGACGCTAAAAAGGGTAATATACATGTTTATGCGGTTAAAGAAGTTGTCGAAGATGTTGTGGATGATCGTCTAGAAGTAAGTCTTGAAGATGCCCAACAAAAGAGTAAAGGTTATGAAATTGGCGATCATATCAAAGAAGAAGTAACACCAAAAGACTTTGGTAGAATTGCTGCTCAGACCGCTAAGCAAGTGATCATGCAACGTGTTCGTGAAGCTGAGCGTGATATCATTTATAATGAATACAGTCAGTATGAACACGAAATCATTCAAGGAACAGTTGAACGTAGCGATAGCAGATATGTTTACATCACTTATGGACGTATCGAAACAGTTATGCCTAAGGCTGACCAAATGCCTGGTGAAACATACAATTCTCGTGATAGAATTCGTGTTTATGTTACAAAGGTAGAAAATGCTACTAAAGGACCTCAAGTCTTTGTTTCTAGAACTGATCCAGGTTTGGTCAAGAGATTATTTGAACAAGAAGTTCCTGAAATTTATGATGGAACTGTTGAAATCGTCTCAATTGCTCGTGAAGCTGGGGACAGAACTAAGATTGCTGTTAAATCAGATAATCCAGATGTTGACCCCGTTGGTACTTGTGTTGGACCAAAGGGTTCACGTGTGCAAGCAGTCGTTGATGAATTGAACGGTGAAAATATCGATGTTGTACCTTACGTTGATGATCCAGTTGATTTCATTGCTAACGCTTTGAATCCAGCTGAAGTTATCGCGGTTCAATTTGACGAAAACGACAAGAAACAATGTATCGTAATCGTTCCTGACTACCACTTGTCATTAGCAATTGGTAAGAAGGGGCAAAATGCGCGTTTAGCTGCTAAATTAACTGGTTATAAGATTGATATCAAGCCAGAATCGCAAGTTGAATTTGTTGATGACAACGACGAAGATGTTGATTTAGACGATATTGAGAGTGGTAAGATTGACATAGAGAAGACTCGTGAAAATGCTGCTAATGCAGATGACGCAAAGAATCCTGCTGCACAAGACGATGAAGATAATGATTCAGACTCAGATGATGTAGATAGCGATTCCGATTCAGAAAACTAA
- the rnpM gene encoding RNase P modulator RnpM has product MATRKIPMRKDVLTNKMYPKREMVRIVKDKEGNISIDPTGKKPGRGAYVGLDPEAVKNAKSAKILEKVFSHAVPEDFYDELFDFVDHQKARMDLFGDLGKKH; this is encoded by the coding sequence TTGGCAACTCGTAAGATACCTATGCGTAAAGATGTTTTGACAAATAAGATGTATCCAAAAAGAGAAATGGTAAGAATTGTCAAAGATAAAGAAGGCAATATTTCGATTGATCCTACTGGAAAGAAACCTGGCCGTGGGGCTTATGTAGGTCTAGATCCAGAAGCCGTTAAAAATGCTAAATCAGCAAAGATTCTGGAAAAAGTATTTTCACATGCAGTTCCAGAAGATTTTTATGATGAACTATTTGATTTCGTAGATCACCAAAAGGCCCGTATGGATCTTTTTGGAGATTTGGGTAAGAAACATTAA
- a CDS encoding L7Ae/L30e/S12e/Gadd45 family ribosomal protein, with amino-acid sequence MKNFLNFLGIAVRARKFISGTELTINGMRSGEVKLVIMAQDCSARTKKDLHNKASYYNVPVIDTISSEELKTAIGKDRKVMGITDFGFAKRLKEIMDN; translated from the coding sequence ATGAAGAACTTTTTAAATTTCTTAGGTATTGCAGTTAGAGCTCGAAAATTTATTAGTGGAACTGAACTGACTATTAATGGAATGCGCAGTGGTGAGGTAAAACTCGTTATCATGGCGCAAGATTGTAGTGCTCGAACAAAAAAAGATTTGCACAATAAGGCAAGTTATTATAATGTACCTGTGATAGATACGATAAGTAGTGAAGAGTTAAAAACGGCTATTGGAAAAGACAGAAAAGTTATGGGAATAACAGATTTTGGATTTGCTAAAAGGTTAAAAGAAATTATGGACAATTAA